The following are encoded together in the Solenopsis invicta isolate M01_SB chromosome 14, UNIL_Sinv_3.0, whole genome shotgun sequence genome:
- the LOC105194067 gene encoding high mobility group protein DSP1 isoform X1 — protein sequence MSEHHRVAGGWGTASPGNREDASGGAAWWPSGLNADQQQQQQQQQQQQQQNLHQHLMNQQQQQQQQQQQQQQQQQLAQQQQQQQQPQHHQDNVRSTAAAVNQQLFSYKMASSFQNPATTGAISSPVSTSTPVGGGAACMRGGYDYRLGAAPGPGQGAAGGGGGGGGGAGAGAGGGAAAGVPGTPSAPPPGVQWWYPGGVMDAAAAQNNLHQQLQGQQQQQQPQQQHLSPITTQTSTPPVMSPISHPHVGQLDFRLFLQHPIQQIPQNNLQQNNAQSLQRDNMPRGKDSKPRGRMTAYAFFVQTCRQEHKKKHPEEKIVFREFSKKCAMRWKTMSDIEKKRFHEMAEKDKKRYDTEMQNYTPPKGENKGRGKKRKHIKDHNAPKRSLSAFFWFCNDERGKVKMLNPEYGVGDIAKELGKKWSDADPETKSKYEAMAEKDKARYEREMTAYKKKMQNDGAPMVGGAQANQTIIKSDSEEEWKEDDE from the exons ATGTCGGAGCACCACCGCGTGGCCGGTGGCTGGGGCACCGCGAGCCCGGGTAACCGAGAGGATGCCAGCGGCGGTGCCGCCTGGTGGCCCTCGGGCCTGAACGCCGatcagcagcaacagcagcagcagcagcaacaacagcaacaacaaaATCTACATCAACATTTGATGAatcagcagcaacagcagcagcagcagcagcagcaacagcagcagcagcaacagctcgcgcaacaacagcagcagcaacagcaaccgCAACATCATCAGGACAACGTCCGAAGTACTGCCGCCGCGGTGAACCAACAGCTCTTCTCCTACAAAATGGCCTCCAGCTTCCAGAACCCGGCCACCACCGGCGCGATATCGAGTCCGGTCTCGACATCCACGCCGGTCGGCGGCGGCGCCGCGTGCATGAGGGGTGGATACGATTACAGGCTCGGTGCGGCGCCGGGTCCTGGACAAGGCGCCgccggtggcggtggtggcggcggtggcggtgcgGGTGCGGGTGCCGGTGGCGGCGCCGCCGCCGGCGTACCCGGCACACCTTCCGCACCGCCACCCGGCGTACAGTGGTGGTATCCAGGCGGAGTCATGGACGCCGCTGCCGCGCAGAACAACCTGCACCAGCAGTTGCAGGgccagcagcaacaacagcagccaCAGCAGCAACACCTCTCGCCCATTACCACGCAAACGTCCACGCCCCCCGTTATGTCCCCG ATCTCACATCCGCACGTAGGTCAACTAGATTTCCGATTATTTCTGCAG CACCCGATACAGCAGATACCGCAAAATAATCTTCAACAAAATAACGCTCAGAGTCTGCAGCGGGACAATATGCCGAGAGGAAAAGATTCGAAGCCAAGAGGACGGATGACAGCGTATGCGTTCTTCGTCCAGACATGTCGCCAGGAGCATAAAAAGAAGCATCCCGAGGAAAAGATCGTCTTCCGGGAATTCTCCAAAAAGTGTGCAATGAGGTGGAAG ACCATGTCGGACATCGAGAAGAAGCGTTTCCACGAAATGGCAGAGAAAGATAAGAAGAGATATGACACGGAGATGCAGAACTATACGCCGCCTAAGGGAGAAAATAAGGGCAGGGGCAAGAAACGCAAACACATCAAGGATCATAATGCTCCCAAGAGATCGCT GTCTGCTTTCTTCTGGTTCTGCAATGACGAGCGCGGTAAGGTCAAAATGCTGAATCCTGAATATGGCGTAGGTGATATAGCTAAGGAATTAGGCAAGAAATGGTCGGACGCAGATCCCGAAACCAAATCCAAATACGAGGCTATGGCAGAGAAGGACAAGGCTCGATACGAAAGG GAAATGACTGCgtacaaaaagaaaatgcaaaatGATGGTGCCCCAATGGTGGGAGGAGCGCAGGCGAACCAAACTATAATAAAAAGCGACAGCGAAGAGGAATGGAAGGAAGACGACGAATAG
- the LOC105194067 gene encoding high mobility group protein DSP1 isoform X2 codes for MSEHHRVAGGWGTASPGNREDASGGAAWWPSGLNADQQQQQQQQQQQQQQNLHQHLMNQQQQQQQQQQQQQQQQQLAQQQQQQQQPQHHQDNVRSTAAAVNQQLFSYKMASSFQNPATTGAISSPVSTSTPVGGGAACMRGGYDYRLGAAPGPGQGAAGGGGGGGGGAGAGAGGGAAAGVPGTPSAPPPGVQWWYPGGVMDAAAAQNNLHQQLQGQQQQQQPQQQHLSPITTQTSTPPVMSPHPIQQIPQNNLQQNNAQSLQRDNMPRGKDSKPRGRMTAYAFFVQTCRQEHKKKHPEEKIVFREFSKKCAMRWKTMSDIEKKRFHEMAEKDKKRYDTEMQNYTPPKGENKGRGKKRKHIKDHNAPKRSLSAFFWFCNDERGKVKMLNPEYGVGDIAKELGKKWSDADPETKSKYEAMAEKDKARYEREMTAYKKKMQNDGAPMVGGAQANQTIIKSDSEEEWKEDDE; via the exons ATGTCGGAGCACCACCGCGTGGCCGGTGGCTGGGGCACCGCGAGCCCGGGTAACCGAGAGGATGCCAGCGGCGGTGCCGCCTGGTGGCCCTCGGGCCTGAACGCCGatcagcagcaacagcagcagcagcagcaacaacagcaacaacaaaATCTACATCAACATTTGATGAatcagcagcaacagcagcagcagcagcagcagcaacagcagcagcagcaacagctcgcgcaacaacagcagcagcaacagcaaccgCAACATCATCAGGACAACGTCCGAAGTACTGCCGCCGCGGTGAACCAACAGCTCTTCTCCTACAAAATGGCCTCCAGCTTCCAGAACCCGGCCACCACCGGCGCGATATCGAGTCCGGTCTCGACATCCACGCCGGTCGGCGGCGGCGCCGCGTGCATGAGGGGTGGATACGATTACAGGCTCGGTGCGGCGCCGGGTCCTGGACAAGGCGCCgccggtggcggtggtggcggcggtggcggtgcgGGTGCGGGTGCCGGTGGCGGCGCCGCCGCCGGCGTACCCGGCACACCTTCCGCACCGCCACCCGGCGTACAGTGGTGGTATCCAGGCGGAGTCATGGACGCCGCTGCCGCGCAGAACAACCTGCACCAGCAGTTGCAGGgccagcagcaacaacagcagccaCAGCAGCAACACCTCTCGCCCATTACCACGCAAACGTCCACGCCCCCCGTTATGTCCCCG CACCCGATACAGCAGATACCGCAAAATAATCTTCAACAAAATAACGCTCAGAGTCTGCAGCGGGACAATATGCCGAGAGGAAAAGATTCGAAGCCAAGAGGACGGATGACAGCGTATGCGTTCTTCGTCCAGACATGTCGCCAGGAGCATAAAAAGAAGCATCCCGAGGAAAAGATCGTCTTCCGGGAATTCTCCAAAAAGTGTGCAATGAGGTGGAAG ACCATGTCGGACATCGAGAAGAAGCGTTTCCACGAAATGGCAGAGAAAGATAAGAAGAGATATGACACGGAGATGCAGAACTATACGCCGCCTAAGGGAGAAAATAAGGGCAGGGGCAAGAAACGCAAACACATCAAGGATCATAATGCTCCCAAGAGATCGCT GTCTGCTTTCTTCTGGTTCTGCAATGACGAGCGCGGTAAGGTCAAAATGCTGAATCCTGAATATGGCGTAGGTGATATAGCTAAGGAATTAGGCAAGAAATGGTCGGACGCAGATCCCGAAACCAAATCCAAATACGAGGCTATGGCAGAGAAGGACAAGGCTCGATACGAAAGG GAAATGACTGCgtacaaaaagaaaatgcaaaatGATGGTGCCCCAATGGTGGGAGGAGCGCAGGCGAACCAAACTATAATAAAAAGCGACAGCGAAGAGGAATGGAAGGAAGACGACGAATAG